Proteins encoded in a region of the Zea mays cultivar B73 chromosome 4, Zm-B73-REFERENCE-NAM-5.0, whole genome shotgun sequence genome:
- the LOC103655139 gene encoding probable ribose-5-phosphate isomerase 2 has translation MTSSLKTNRKRGGFIASIVKGHGGSLFREKLIEGVGTHFIIIVDASKLVSRLGCMGINPVEVIPFGVLHMLGLIHGHFDGLPRLHARLRSVPTAAAKEEEDSEQSSVTNNGSYIVEMFFEDDIHGDLRDISDRLLQITSIVEQGMFLSYFSHVEEGGYAREKVQLTEGVSRHLYVTRTHFLGMHSSELERGLVHCI, from the coding sequence ATGACCTCTTCACTAAAGACCAACAGAAAGAGGGGTGGATTCATCGCCTCCATCGTCAAGGGTCACGGCGGCTCGCTATTCCGCGAGAAGCTGATCGAGGGCGTTGGTACCcacttcatcatcatcgtcgacGCGTCCAAGCTCGTGTCGCGTCTCGGCTGCATGGGCATCAACCCTGTCGAGGTCATTCCCTTTGGCGTGCTCCACATGCTGGGCCTCATTCATGGCCACTTCGACGGCTTGCCTAGATTGCACGCCAGGCTGAGGTCTGTTCCCACCGCCGCTGCCAAGGAGGAAGAAGACTCAGAACAATCCTCTGTCACTAATAATGGCAGCTACATCGTCGAGATGTTCTTCGAGGACGACATCCACGGCGACCTACGCGACATCAGTGACCGTCTGCTTCAGATCACCAGCATCGTAGAACAAGGCATGTTCCTGAGCTACTTTTCCCACGTCGAAGAAGGTGGATATGCGAGGGAGAAGGTGCAGCTGACCGAGGGTGTGAGCCGGCACCTCTATGTCACTCGCACACATTTCTTGGGAATGCATTCTAGTGAGTTGGAGAGAGGTCTAGTGCATTGCATCTAG